The following are from one region of the Edwardsiella tarda ATCC 15947 = NBRC 105688 genome:
- the flgE gene encoding flagellar hook protein FlgE, whose amino-acid sequence MGFSQAISGMNAASSQLDVIGNNIANSQTVGFKSGSVTFADMFAGSKVGLGVTVASVNQDFKDGTTTTTNRGLDVAISGQGFFRMQDPNGSVYYTRNGQFSKDAKGFLTNAQGMYLTGYPASGTPPTIQQGADPVPIQIPTGLMPAKSTTQGSMVLNLNSANKAIDSKTSPFDPNKVDTYTYATSMTTYDSLGNVHNMNLYFVKGESTTGAAPETAWHVYAVDSAAPATDKPQDVGSLTFDANGNLIKGGKQTINMVASNGAPAQTFTLDFTGTRQQNTGKDGVTSKTQDGYKAGELTGYQINDDGTITGSYTNQQKQLLGQIVMANFAAPEGLVSEGNNVWSESAKSGQPIVGTSGTSGLGNLTSGAVEASNVDLSKQLVDMIVAQRNYQSNAQTIKTQDQILQTLVNLR is encoded by the coding sequence ATGGGATTCTCTCAGGCAATCAGCGGCATGAACGCCGCCTCTAGCCAACTGGATGTCATCGGCAACAACATCGCCAACTCGCAGACCGTGGGCTTCAAATCAGGCTCCGTGACCTTCGCCGACATGTTTGCCGGCTCCAAGGTGGGCTTAGGGGTGACCGTCGCCAGCGTAAACCAAGACTTTAAAGATGGTACCACCACCACCACCAACCGTGGTTTGGATGTCGCCATCAGCGGCCAGGGCTTCTTCCGTATGCAAGATCCCAACGGTAGCGTCTACTACACCCGTAACGGTCAATTTTCCAAGGATGCCAAGGGATTCCTGACCAACGCCCAGGGGATGTACCTGACCGGTTATCCGGCCTCCGGCACACCGCCGACCATTCAGCAGGGCGCCGATCCGGTACCGATCCAGATCCCGACCGGGCTGATGCCGGCTAAGTCCACGACTCAGGGCAGCATGGTGCTTAACCTGAACTCGGCGAATAAGGCGATCGACAGTAAAACATCACCGTTCGATCCCAACAAGGTCGACACGTACACCTACGCCACCTCGATGACCACCTACGATTCGCTGGGCAACGTCCACAATATGAATCTCTACTTCGTCAAAGGGGAGTCCACCACTGGGGCTGCACCGGAGACCGCATGGCATGTCTATGCGGTAGATAGCGCGGCACCGGCTACCGATAAGCCGCAGGATGTCGGCTCGCTGACCTTCGACGCCAACGGTAACCTGATCAAGGGTGGCAAGCAAACGATCAACATGGTCGCCAGCAACGGTGCCCCGGCGCAGACCTTCACCCTCGACTTTACCGGTACTCGCCAGCAGAACACCGGTAAAGATGGCGTGACCTCCAAGACGCAGGATGGCTACAAGGCGGGTGAATTGACCGGCTACCAGATCAACGACGACGGCACCATCACCGGTAGCTACACCAACCAGCAGAAACAGCTGCTGGGCCAGATCGTGATGGCCAACTTCGCCGCGCCGGAAGGGTTGGTCTCCGAAGGCAATAACGTCTGGAGTGAGAGCGCCAAGTCTGGCCAGCCGATCGTCGGTACCTCCGGGACCAGCGGCTTGGGCAACCTGACCAGTGGCGCGGTCGAGGCCTCGAACGTCGATCTGAGCAAGCAGCTGGTCGACATGATCGTCGCCCAGCGTAACTACCAATCTAACGCCCAGACCATCAAGACGCAGGATCAGATCCTGCAGACGCTGGTTAACCTGCGTTAA
- the flgM gene encoding flagellar biosynthesis anti-sigma factor FlgM, with translation MSIDRTSALSAISHLQAREPQDAAQQTRKVASSQEGVIGTQVKLSDAQARLMQPNSRDINTTRVEALKQAIRSGELKMDTGKIADALLQDTFAYLKDK, from the coding sequence ATGAGCATAGATCGTACTTCCGCGCTGAGTGCCATCAGCCACCTTCAAGCCCGTGAACCCCAGGATGCGGCGCAACAGACCCGCAAGGTCGCCAGCAGCCAGGAAGGCGTTATCGGCACCCAGGTCAAGCTGAGTGACGCCCAGGCTCGCCTGATGCAACCGAATAGCCGCGATATCAACACCACGCGCGTCGAAGCGTTGAAGCAGGCGATCCGCAGCGGGGAACTGAAGATGGATACCGGTAAAATCGCCGACGCCTTGTTGCAGGATACGTTCGCCTATTTAAAGGATAAGTAA
- the flgG gene encoding flagellar basal-body rod protein FlgG yields MIRSLYIAKTGLEAQQTNMDVIANNLANVSTNGFKRQRAVFEDLLYQTLRQPGAQSSEQTTLPSGLQLGTGVRPVATERLHSQGNLSQTNNSKDVAIKGQGFFQVTLPDGSQAYTRDGSFQVDQNGQLVTASGFQVSPAITIPANATSMTIGRDGIVSVTVQGQAAAQQVGQLTLSTFINDAGLESVGENLYQETDSSGAPTESTPGLNGAGLLYQGYVETSNVNVAEELVNMIQTQRAYEINSKAISTSDQMLQRLTQL; encoded by the coding sequence ATGATCCGATCACTATACATCGCCAAGACCGGGCTGGAAGCCCAGCAAACCAACATGGACGTGATCGCCAACAACCTGGCCAACGTCAGCACCAACGGATTTAAGCGCCAGCGGGCGGTGTTTGAGGACCTGCTGTATCAGACCCTGCGTCAGCCGGGCGCCCAGTCCTCCGAGCAAACCACCCTGCCTTCCGGCTTGCAGCTGGGGACCGGTGTTCGTCCGGTCGCCACCGAGCGCCTGCACAGCCAGGGGAACCTGTCACAGACCAACAATAGTAAGGATGTGGCGATCAAGGGGCAGGGTTTCTTCCAAGTCACCCTGCCAGACGGCAGCCAGGCCTATACCCGCGATGGTTCATTCCAGGTTGACCAGAACGGCCAACTGGTGACCGCCAGCGGTTTTCAGGTCTCTCCGGCGATCACCATCCCGGCCAACGCCACCAGCATGACCATCGGTCGCGATGGCATCGTCAGCGTCACCGTACAGGGACAGGCGGCGGCGCAGCAGGTCGGTCAGCTGACGCTGAGCACCTTTATTAACGATGCCGGTCTGGAGAGTGTGGGTGAGAACCTCTACCAAGAGACCGACAGCTCCGGTGCCCCGACAGAGAGCACCCCAGGGCTGAATGGCGCGGGTTTGTTGTACCAGGGCTATGTCGAGACCTCTAACGTCAACGTGGCCGAAGAGCTGGTCAACATGATCCAGACTCAACGCGCCTATGAAATCAACAGTAAGGCGATCAGCACCTCCGATCAGATGCTTCAGCGTCTGACGCAGCTGTAA
- a CDS encoding flagellar basal body P-ring protein FlgI translates to MGNVRQSPRWRRASVWLGGLLLALGLVSQGAWAERIRDLTSIQGVRNNALIGYGLVVGLDGTGDQTMQTPFTTQSLNNMLSQLGITVPAGTNMQLKNVAAVMVTANLPPFAKPGQAIDVVVSSMGNAKSLRGGTLLMTPLKGVDNQVYALAQGNVLVGGAGASAGGSSVQVNQLSGGRISGGATIERAVPTTFGNGNVINLELNNEDFSLAQRISDAINRANGLGAATPLDARTVQVLVPQGGSNQVRVLANIQNIEVNVGTFDAKVIINSRTGSVVMNRNVELDSCAVAQGSLSVVVDRQMNVSQPNTPFAGGQTVVTPNTQISVNQGGGSLHQVRAGANLNSVVRALNALGATPNDLMSILQAMQSAGCLRAKLEII, encoded by the coding sequence ATGGGTAACGTTAGACAATCCCCGCGCTGGCGTCGCGCCAGCGTTTGGCTCGGCGGCCTGTTACTGGCGCTCGGGCTGGTGAGCCAGGGCGCGTGGGCTGAGCGTATTCGCGATCTCACCTCTATCCAGGGCGTGCGTAATAACGCCCTGATCGGCTACGGCCTGGTGGTCGGGCTGGATGGTACCGGCGACCAGACCATGCAGACGCCGTTTACCACGCAGAGCCTCAACAACATGTTGTCGCAGCTGGGGATCACCGTGCCTGCTGGCACCAACATGCAGTTGAAGAACGTGGCGGCGGTGATGGTCACCGCCAATCTGCCCCCCTTCGCCAAGCCGGGGCAGGCCATCGATGTGGTGGTCTCCTCGATGGGTAATGCTAAGAGCCTGCGCGGCGGGACACTGTTGATGACCCCGCTGAAAGGGGTCGACAACCAGGTGTATGCCTTAGCGCAGGGCAACGTGCTGGTCGGTGGGGCCGGGGCTTCGGCCGGCGGCAGCAGCGTACAGGTGAATCAGTTGTCGGGGGGACGTATCAGCGGCGGTGCCACTATCGAACGCGCGGTACCGACCACCTTCGGCAACGGTAACGTCATTAACCTGGAGCTGAACAACGAGGACTTCTCTCTGGCGCAGCGTATCAGCGATGCGATTAACCGCGCCAACGGCTTGGGGGCCGCCACGCCGCTGGATGCCCGTACCGTGCAGGTACTGGTGCCGCAGGGCGGTAGCAATCAGGTGCGCGTCTTGGCGAACATCCAGAATATCGAGGTTAATGTCGGCACCTTCGACGCCAAGGTGATCATCAACTCGCGTACCGGCTCGGTGGTGATGAACCGCAACGTCGAACTGGATTCGTGCGCCGTCGCTCAGGGAAGCCTGTCGGTGGTGGTCGATCGCCAGATGAACGTCAGTCAACCGAATACGCCGTTTGCTGGCGGTCAGACGGTGGTGACGCCGAACACGCAGATCTCGGTCAATCAGGGTGGCGGCTCGCTGCATCAGGTTCGGGCAGGCGCCAATCTGAATAGTGTGGTGCGTGCGTTGAACGCCTTGGGTGCGACGCCGAACGATCTGATGTCGATCCTGCAAGCGATGCAGAGCGCAGGCTGCTTGCGCGCCAAGTTGGAGATCATCTAA
- a CDS encoding flagellar protein FlhE — MRPLIALFIWGWLATAWAAAGGSWSADSSGLQLSQQGVVANQPPLAPLAGQVPAGARIDDVVWQISLLSPAPTGLTLQLCTTRRCMALDGLSGRSLGLRGEPADSTLRVVMWVAGKGAIYPPINVVSQQVIVNYH, encoded by the coding sequence ATGCGCCCGTTGATCGCCTTGTTCATCTGGGGATGGCTGGCGACGGCTTGGGCCGCCGCCGGTGGCAGTTGGTCGGCGGATAGCAGCGGTTTGCAGCTCAGCCAGCAGGGGGTGGTCGCTAACCAACCGCCCTTGGCGCCCTTAGCCGGGCAGGTTCCCGCCGGGGCACGCATCGACGATGTGGTGTGGCAGATCTCGCTGTTGAGCCCCGCGCCGACGGGGCTGACGCTGCAACTGTGCACGACGCGGCGTTGCATGGCGTTGGACGGATTATCGGGGCGCTCGCTGGGATTGCGCGGTGAGCCCGCCGACAGCACGCTGCGGGTGGTGATGTGGGTCGCCGGGAAGGGCGCTATCTACCCGCCGATTAACGTGGTGAGCCAACAGGTCATCGTCAATTATCACTGA
- a CDS encoding flagella synthesis protein FlgN yields MADTVVHLQQMVEILQALNVTMTQEQQLLCAGQVDAVRLQAVTLEKENQLANLRHLDQRRRDAAPQPPYTDPQQAELWQTILTLTRQLHEMNQHNGELLNRHLSYNQQAMGALQSRHGQALYGPDGQTQSGLLNARKLRI; encoded by the coding sequence ATGGCAGACACAGTCGTTCACCTGCAACAGATGGTGGAAATCTTGCAGGCCCTCAACGTCACGATGACCCAGGAGCAGCAATTATTGTGCGCCGGTCAAGTCGATGCGGTACGCCTACAGGCCGTGACGTTGGAGAAAGAGAATCAGTTGGCCAATCTGCGCCATCTCGACCAGCGGCGGCGCGATGCCGCTCCCCAGCCACCCTATACCGATCCGCAGCAGGCCGAACTGTGGCAGACCATCCTGACACTGACTCGCCAGCTACATGAGATGAACCAACACAACGGCGAACTGCTCAATCGCCACCTGTCTTACAATCAACAGGCGATGGGTGCGCTACAGAGCCGTCACGGCCAAGCGCTTTATGGACCCGATGGTCAGACCCAGAGTGGCTTGCTCAACGCACGCAAATTACGTATTTAG
- the flgJ gene encoding flagellar assembly peptidoglycan hydrolase FlgJ: MADDSLAFSSAAYDAQALNSLKYSAASGSDKALRETARQMEGMFLQMMLKSMRQATPQEGLLDSEQSRLYTSLYDQQVAQEMAAGKGMGIADMLYKQMRGAHHPQSAIPDSVGVAPMALDGETINSMPVRALEQVMRRAMPRIPQTGSALPLPNSNGEFMAQLSLPAQLASRQSGIPHQLIMAQAALESGWGQREIPMAHGGRSYNLFGIKAGKNWEGPTTEVTTTEYENGVAVKTRARFRVYGSYFEAINDYIGLLTNNPRYAAVVNADTPEQAAHALQRAGYATDPHYANKLVQLIGQIKQAGQRVVQAYTHDLANLF, translated from the coding sequence ATGGCCGACGATAGCCTGGCGTTTAGCAGCGCCGCCTACGATGCGCAGGCGCTTAACTCGCTGAAATACAGTGCAGCCAGTGGTTCCGATAAGGCGCTGCGCGAGACGGCGCGTCAGATGGAGGGCATGTTTCTCCAGATGATGCTGAAGAGCATGCGCCAGGCGACGCCGCAGGAGGGGCTGCTCGACAGCGAGCAGAGTCGCCTCTATACCTCGCTGTACGACCAGCAGGTCGCCCAGGAGATGGCGGCGGGGAAGGGGATGGGGATCGCCGATATGCTGTATAAGCAGATGCGTGGCGCCCATCATCCCCAGTCGGCGATCCCGGACAGCGTGGGCGTCGCGCCGATGGCGCTGGATGGGGAAACGATCAACAGTATGCCGGTACGGGCATTGGAGCAGGTGATGCGCCGCGCCATGCCCCGTATTCCGCAGACTGGCTCGGCCTTGCCATTGCCTAACAGCAATGGTGAGTTTATGGCCCAACTGAGCCTACCGGCACAGTTGGCCAGTCGGCAGAGCGGGATCCCGCATCAGCTGATCATGGCACAGGCCGCATTGGAGTCGGGGTGGGGGCAGCGTGAGATCCCGATGGCGCACGGCGGACGCAGCTATAACCTGTTCGGCATCAAGGCGGGCAAGAATTGGGAAGGGCCGACGACCGAGGTGACGACCACCGAGTATGAGAATGGGGTCGCGGTGAAGACCCGTGCCCGTTTCCGGGTGTATGGCTCTTACTTTGAGGCGATCAACGACTATATCGGCCTGCTGACGAACAATCCACGTTATGCCGCGGTGGTGAACGCCGATACCCCAGAGCAGGCGGCTCATGCCTTGCAGCGTGCCGGTTACGCGACCGATCCGCATTACGCCAATAAGCTGGTTCAGCTGATCGGCCAGATCAAACAGGCTGGCCAGCGGGTCGTTCAAGCCTATACCCACGATCTGGCCAACTTGTTTTGA
- the flgD gene encoding flagellar hook assembly protein FlgD — MAISVSLNDPVNTGSSVNASSKNGLVADNSQDLQNNFLTLLVAQLRNQDPTNPLQNNELTTQLAQISTVSGIEKLNTTLGSISSQINSNQSLQASSLIGHGVMIPGKTILTGKGEGEGKVSTTPFGFELESGAQSVVVTITDNTGKVVKQIDMGSHNAGVFSYTWDGKGEDGVEVPDGAYNFSVSASNQGQQVVVQPLHFAMVNGVTQSSKGALLELGLAGTATLADVRQIL, encoded by the coding sequence ATGGCGATTTCCGTATCGCTTAACGATCCGGTTAATACCGGCTCATCCGTCAACGCCAGCAGTAAGAATGGGTTGGTGGCGGATAACAGTCAGGATCTACAGAATAACTTCTTGACGTTACTGGTGGCGCAACTGCGCAACCAAGATCCGACCAACCCGTTGCAGAACAACGAGCTGACTACCCAGTTGGCGCAGATCAGTACGGTGAGCGGCATCGAAAAACTGAACACCACCCTGGGCAGCATCTCCAGCCAGATCAACAGCAACCAGTCGCTGCAAGCCTCTAGCTTGATTGGTCACGGCGTGATGATCCCGGGGAAAACGATTCTGACGGGGAAAGGCGAGGGGGAAGGAAAGGTTAGTACCACCCCCTTCGGTTTCGAGCTGGAGAGCGGCGCTCAGAGCGTGGTGGTCACCATTACCGATAACACCGGCAAGGTGGTCAAGCAGATCGATATGGGGAGCCACAACGCCGGTGTCTTCAGCTACACCTGGGATGGCAAGGGCGAGGATGGTGTAGAGGTGCCGGACGGCGCCTATAACTTCAGCGTCAGTGCCAGTAATCAGGGGCAGCAGGTGGTGGTGCAGCCGTTGCATTTCGCCATGGTTAATGGGGTCACCCAAAGCAGCAAAGGCGCATTGCTGGAGCTGGGGCTGGCGGGGACGGCCACACTGGCGGATGTCCGCCAGATCTTGTAA
- the flgB gene encoding flagellar basal body rod protein FlgB → MLDKLDAAFRFQQEALNLRAQRQEILAANIANADTPGYQARDIDFASQLSRILEQGRPDGSSMALSLTSARHIPAQTVQPPTLDLLYRVPDQPSLDGNTVDMDRERTQFADNSLRYQTDLTVLTGQIKSMMSVLQQG, encoded by the coding sequence ATGCTCGATAAACTGGATGCCGCGTTTCGTTTTCAGCAGGAGGCCCTGAATCTGCGCGCGCAGCGTCAGGAGATCCTGGCTGCAAACATCGCCAACGCGGATACCCCCGGCTACCAGGCCCGGGACATTGATTTTGCCTCACAGCTGTCACGCATCCTGGAACAGGGGCGTCCTGACGGCAGCAGCATGGCGCTTTCACTCACCTCGGCACGCCATATCCCGGCGCAGACAGTGCAACCGCCGACGCTGGATCTGCTGTATCGCGTGCCGGATCAGCCCTCATTGGATGGCAATACCGTCGATATGGATCGCGAGCGTACGCAGTTTGCCGATAACAGCCTGCGTTACCAAACCGATCTCACCGTCCTTACCGGCCAGATTAAAAGCATGATGTCCGTGCTGCAACAGGGGTAA
- a CDS encoding flagellar basal body rod protein FlgF: protein MDHAIYTAMGAASQTLNQQAIAANNMANSTTPGFRAQLAALRAVPVDGESLETRTLVTASTPMHDLSMGKLDYTERPLDVALQQDGWLAVQMPDGSEAYTRNGSLQINPQGMLTAQGHLVMGDNGPIAVPDRAQLTIAADGTITALGAGDKPNATTQIGRLKLVKASAQEVVHGDDGLFHLTPEAEQQRGAQLPLDPTLKVMPGVLEGSNVQPVEAMVNMITNARRFEMQMKVIRSVDDNEQKANQLLSLS from the coding sequence ATGGATCACGCGATTTATACCGCGATGGGGGCTGCCAGCCAGACGCTGAATCAGCAGGCCATCGCGGCCAACAACATGGCCAACTCCACCACGCCAGGCTTCCGTGCCCAGCTGGCGGCGTTGCGCGCCGTGCCGGTCGATGGCGAGTCGCTGGAGACCCGTACCCTGGTCACCGCCTCGACGCCGATGCACGATCTGAGTATGGGCAAGCTGGACTATACCGAGCGCCCATTAGACGTCGCATTGCAGCAAGACGGCTGGCTCGCCGTGCAGATGCCTGACGGCTCCGAGGCTTACACCCGTAACGGTAGCCTGCAGATTAACCCGCAGGGGATGCTGACTGCGCAGGGGCACCTGGTGATGGGCGACAACGGCCCGATCGCCGTGCCCGATCGGGCGCAGTTGACCATCGCCGCCGACGGCACCATCACCGCACTAGGGGCGGGCGATAAGCCGAATGCCACCACCCAGATCGGCCGTCTGAAGCTGGTCAAGGCCAGCGCTCAGGAGGTGGTGCATGGCGATGATGGCCTGTTTCATCTGACGCCGGAGGCCGAGCAACAGCGCGGCGCCCAGTTGCCGCTGGATCCGACGCTGAAGGTGATGCCGGGCGTGTTGGAAGGCAGTAACGTCCAACCGGTCGAGGCGATGGTGAACATGATCACTAACGCCCGCCGTTTTGAGATGCAGATGAAGGTCATCCGCAGCGTGGATGACAACGAACAGAAAGCCAATCAGCTGTTATCACTGAGCTAA
- the flgH gene encoding flagellar basal body L-ring protein FlgH — MQRHSGIALLCALALSGCAYIPHDQVVTGPTTATPAPATPPRANGSIFQGVQPMNYGYQPLFEDRRPRNIGDILTIVLQENVSASKSSSANASRNGGSKFDFATVPRYLEGLFGNARANMEVNGENQFNGKGGANANNTFSGTITVTVADVLSNGNLKVVGEKQIAINQGTEYIRFSGVVNPRTISGNNSVPSTQVADARIEYVGSGYINEAQNMGWMQRFFLNLSPY, encoded by the coding sequence ATGCAAAGACATTCGGGAATCGCGCTGTTATGTGCGCTGGCGTTGTCGGGCTGCGCCTATATTCCCCACGACCAGGTGGTGACCGGGCCGACGACTGCCACGCCGGCACCGGCGACGCCGCCTCGTGCCAATGGCTCCATCTTCCAAGGCGTACAGCCGATGAACTACGGCTATCAGCCGCTGTTTGAGGATCGCCGCCCGCGTAATATCGGTGACATCCTGACCATCGTATTGCAGGAGAATGTCAGCGCCAGTAAGAGCTCCTCGGCGAATGCCAGCCGTAATGGCGGCTCGAAGTTCGACTTCGCCACCGTGCCGCGCTATCTGGAAGGGTTATTCGGCAACGCGCGCGCCAACATGGAGGTCAACGGCGAGAACCAGTTCAACGGTAAAGGGGGCGCCAACGCCAACAACACCTTTAGCGGAACCATCACCGTCACCGTGGCCGATGTCCTGTCCAACGGCAACCTGAAGGTGGTCGGTGAGAAGCAGATCGCCATCAACCAAGGCACCGAATATATCCGCTTCTCCGGCGTCGTCAATCCGCGCACCATCAGTGGCAATAACTCGGTGCCATCGACGCAGGTGGCCGATGCTCGCATCGAATATGTCGGCAGCGGCTATATCAATGAGGCTCAGAACATGGGCTGGATGCAGCGTTTCTTCCTCAATCTCTCCCCCTATTAA
- the flgA gene encoding flagellar basal body P-ring formation chaperone FlgA, protein MLRRLSRLTAPLAATLGLVVPLCDAATTSAPLQQAIQAYFQQQFPGETYQVQVRILSEAEQWPHCLQPQISQLASPRRWGRLSVLVQCPDERRYLQTEVQVTGRYPVTVKALNRGQNLSATQFRLTQGRLDTLPPGTILDLTRLEGATVLRNIGAGQPIAATMVRRTWVIRAGQQVQILAQGDGFNVSSEGRAMNNAALADVVRARTASGQVISGKASGPGTLSVTL, encoded by the coding sequence ATGCTGCGACGACTATCGCGCCTGACGGCGCCGCTCGCCGCCACCTTAGGGTTGGTGGTGCCGCTCTGTGACGCGGCAACGACAAGCGCGCCCTTGCAACAAGCGATACAGGCCTACTTTCAGCAACAGTTCCCGGGCGAGACCTACCAGGTACAGGTCCGCATCCTGTCCGAGGCGGAACAGTGGCCCCATTGCCTACAGCCGCAGATTAGCCAACTCGCCTCACCACGCCGTTGGGGGCGTCTCAGCGTATTGGTGCAGTGCCCCGATGAGCGCCGTTATCTCCAAACCGAGGTGCAGGTCACTGGGCGCTATCCCGTTACCGTCAAGGCGTTAAATCGTGGGCAAAACCTCAGCGCGACACAATTTCGTCTGACGCAGGGTCGACTCGACACCCTCCCTCCCGGTACTATTCTCGATCTTACTCGTCTAGAGGGCGCCACCGTCTTACGCAACATCGGCGCCGGGCAACCGATCGCCGCCACCATGGTGCGCCGCACGTGGGTGATCCGCGCAGGGCAACAGGTCCAGATCTTGGCGCAGGGGGACGGCTTCAATGTCAGCAGCGAAGGCCGCGCGATGAACAATGCGGCGCTGGCCGACGTGGTACGCGCACGCACGGCCTCAGGCCAGGTGATCAGCGGCAAAGCCAGCGGTCCAGGGACGCTCTCGGTGACGTTATAA
- the flgC gene encoding flagellar basal body rod protein FlgC, which translates to MSLLSIFDISGSALTAQSKRMNVAASNLANADSVTGPDGEPYRAKQVVFQVKPGAGEEIGGVQVSQVVDDPSPDRLVYQPGNPLADAKGYVRMPNVDVVGEMVNSIAASRSYQANVEVLNTTKSLMMKTLTLGQ; encoded by the coding sequence ATGTCGCTTTTATCCATTTTTGATATTTCCGGCTCTGCGCTGACGGCGCAGTCCAAACGCATGAACGTGGCGGCCAGTAACCTGGCGAATGCCGACAGCGTAACCGGTCCCGATGGCGAGCCGTATCGCGCTAAGCAGGTGGTCTTCCAGGTGAAGCCGGGCGCGGGTGAAGAGATCGGTGGCGTACAGGTCAGCCAGGTGGTTGACGATCCCTCACCGGATCGTCTGGTCTACCAGCCGGGTAACCCGCTGGCCGATGCCAAGGGGTATGTGCGGATGCCTAACGTCGACGTGGTCGGGGAGATGGTGAACTCCATCGCCGCCTCACGGAGCTATCAGGCTAACGTCGAGGTGTTGAACACCACTAAATCATTGATGATGAAGACATTAACCCTCGGCCAATAA